Proteins encoded by one window of Euzebya sp.:
- a CDS encoding class I SAM-dependent methyltransferase yields the protein MTRRTAGSAGSPNASAHSCTSPTSIMRSATAPPVPSTGLSSGGRGGASDLIAIGGRRCDGGCVGEDPDRPVRVAEAFADAYADQPPWEIGRAQPALVGAADRGLMAGHVLDVGCGTGEHALLAASRGLAATGVDVVPEAIRQARQKAAARRLDVRFEVGDARDLRALREVYDTVVDCGLLHVLGPPDEARYVAELREVLRPGGVVLVLCVSDRTPGDAGPRRMSRADIDHAFADGWTVESVEATSIEVAHGWDDTVHAWLAVIRRD from the coding sequence ATGACGAGGAGGACCGCCGGGTCGGCGGGATCGCCGAACGCCTCGGCGCACAGCTGCACGTCACCGACCTCGATCATGCGCTCCGCCACGGCTCCTCCGGTCCCCTCGACTGGGCTGTCGTCAGGTGGACGGGGCGGGGCCTCAGACCTCATCGCCATCGGCGGCAGGAGGTGCGATGGTGGGTGCGTGGGCGAGGATCCCGACCGGCCGGTACGTGTCGCCGAGGCGTTCGCGGACGCGTACGCGGATCAGCCTCCGTGGGAGATCGGCCGCGCACAACCGGCGCTCGTGGGCGCCGCGGACCGGGGCCTCATGGCAGGGCACGTGCTCGATGTCGGGTGCGGGACCGGCGAGCACGCCCTGCTGGCCGCCAGCCGCGGCCTGGCGGCGACGGGGGTGGACGTGGTCCCCGAGGCGATCCGCCAGGCGCGGCAGAAGGCGGCGGCGCGCCGGCTGGACGTCCGCTTCGAGGTCGGGGACGCCCGCGACCTCCGGGCGCTGCGCGAGGTGTACGACACCGTCGTCGACTGCGGGCTCCTCCACGTGCTCGGCCCTCCGGACGAGGCGCGCTACGTCGCCGAGCTGCGGGAGGTCCTGCGCCCCGGCGGTGTCGTCCTGGTGCTCTGCGTCAGCGACCGCACGCCGGGTGACGCCGGCCCCCGCCGGATGTCGCGGGCGGACATCGACCACGCGTTCGCCGACGGCTGGACGGTCGAGTCGGTGGAGGCCACGTCCATCGAGGTCGCCCACGGCTGGGACGACACGGTCCACGCCTGGCTGGCGGTCATCAGGCGCGACTGA
- a CDS encoding alpha/beta fold hydrolase: MAERMIEVGDVQLCAEAFGDPADPAVLLVMGLGASMLWWDEALCRSLADAGRFVIRYDHRDTGLSTAYPPGRPGYFGGHLADDAIAVLDAHDILAAHVVGVSAGGGVAQLLALDHPDRVRSLGLISSSPATPGDRDLPAPTPAFRTLAATASVDWADPASVVAYQLEFTRVLAGQDRPFDEAYHRELVERDVARARDPAALQNHDLLDGGRSGHPPLTTIAVPTLVVHGTADPMFPPGHGEALAGAIPGARLLLLDGMGHGVVPADHDALATAILAHTAPGPPE, from the coding sequence GTGGCGGAGCGCATGATCGAGGTCGGTGACGTGCAGCTGTGCGCCGAGGCGTTCGGCGATCCCGCCGACCCGGCGGTCCTCCTCGTCATGGGGCTCGGCGCATCGATGCTGTGGTGGGACGAGGCGCTGTGCCGGTCCCTGGCCGACGCAGGGCGGTTCGTGATCCGCTACGACCACCGGGACACCGGACTGTCCACGGCGTACCCGCCCGGCCGGCCGGGCTACTTCGGGGGCCACCTCGCGGACGACGCGATCGCCGTGCTCGACGCCCACGACATCCTGGCTGCCCACGTCGTGGGTGTCTCCGCCGGCGGCGGAGTGGCGCAGCTCCTCGCGCTGGACCACCCCGACCGCGTCCGCTCACTCGGGCTCATCAGCTCCTCACCGGCGACGCCGGGCGACCGCGATCTGCCAGCGCCCACCCCGGCGTTCCGCACCCTCGCCGCCACCGCGTCGGTGGACTGGGCGGATCCCGCGTCGGTCGTCGCGTACCAGCTCGAGTTCACCCGCGTGCTGGCCGGACAGGACCGACCCTTCGACGAGGCGTACCACCGCGAGCTCGTCGAACGCGACGTCGCGCGGGCCCGCGACCCGGCCGCCCTGCAGAACCACGACCTGCTCGACGGCGGGCGGAGCGGACACCCGCCCCTCACGACGATCGCCGTGCCCACCCTCGTCGTGCACGGCACGGCGGACCCCATGTTCCCGCCAGGGCACGGGGAGGCGCTGGCCGGCGCGATCCCCGGTGCACGCCTGCTCCTGCTCGACGGCATGGGCCACGGCGTCGTCCCGGCGGACCACGACGCGCTCGCCACCGCGATCCTGGCCCACACGGCACCGGGACCCCCGGAGTGA
- a CDS encoding ABC transporter permease: MTPRSLTGTVHLVAVIARRDRVRLAIWLLCLTAFTLASVAALPGLYPEAVDRQARAVLVQNPGTRAISGPGYGLDDYTFGAMVGHEYLSWVAVFVALMSIFTVVRHTRLEEEAGRAELIRASRVGRHAMTTAALAVAVGANAVLAVLLAVGIGSLGIADVGWEGSVLFSAAVASTGVVFAAVAAVAVQVNASARGANGLAGAVLVLAYTLRAAGDMAALGGNALSWLSPIGWAQQTRVYVDDRWWPLGLSAVAVVALVAAAYALSTRRDVGASLVPPRPGRAHARDGLTTPLGLAWRLHRSSVAWWSLAVGLFAVGYGTLATEVERFVSEMSVIEDAVADLGGTIIDAWLAIITLVFAVLATVFAVVATVRARSEEVSGRAEALLATTSRRRWLASHLVVALAGSALLMVLTGVGLGVSVASSLGDGAYVTRVLGAALAHVPAIWLVIGITVALYGVAPRITPLAWAVVAYAGIVGWLGQLLQFPQWALDLSPLGHTPLLPAEGMRWAPLVVLAVAAVALVVVGQVTFARRDIHSTA, encoded by the coding sequence GTGACGCCCCGCAGCCTGACCGGCACGGTCCACCTGGTGGCGGTGATCGCGCGACGCGACCGGGTCCGGTTGGCGATCTGGCTGCTGTGCCTGACCGCGTTCACCCTCGCGTCGGTGGCGGCGCTGCCCGGCCTCTACCCCGAGGCGGTCGACCGCCAGGCCCGCGCGGTCCTGGTCCAGAACCCGGGGACCCGGGCGATCAGCGGACCCGGGTACGGGCTGGACGACTACACCTTCGGCGCGATGGTCGGCCACGAGTACCTCAGCTGGGTCGCGGTCTTCGTCGCGCTGATGAGCATCTTCACCGTGGTCCGCCACACACGGCTCGAGGAGGAGGCCGGGCGTGCCGAGCTGATCCGCGCCAGCCGCGTCGGCCGCCACGCGATGACCACGGCCGCGCTGGCGGTGGCCGTCGGGGCGAACGCGGTGCTGGCCGTCCTGCTCGCCGTCGGCATCGGCAGCCTTGGGATCGCGGACGTGGGGTGGGAGGGGTCGGTCCTCTTCAGCGCCGCGGTGGCCTCCACCGGTGTGGTCTTCGCGGCCGTCGCCGCCGTCGCGGTGCAGGTCAACGCCAGCGCCCGGGGCGCCAACGGGCTGGCCGGTGCGGTGCTGGTCCTGGCCTACACGCTGCGGGCCGCCGGGGACATGGCGGCCCTCGGCGGCAACGCCCTGTCGTGGCTGTCGCCGATCGGGTGGGCCCAGCAGACCCGCGTGTACGTCGACGACCGCTGGTGGCCGCTGGGCCTCTCCGCGGTGGCGGTCGTCGCCCTCGTCGCCGCGGCGTACGCGCTGAGCACCCGCCGGGACGTGGGCGCCAGCCTGGTGCCGCCACGACCCGGTCGTGCGCACGCGCGCGACGGCCTGACCACCCCGCTCGGGCTGGCCTGGCGGCTGCACCGGTCGAGCGTCGCCTGGTGGAGCCTCGCGGTCGGGCTGTTCGCCGTCGGCTACGGGACGCTCGCGACCGAGGTCGAGCGGTTCGTCTCGGAGATGTCGGTCATCGAGGACGCCGTCGCCGACCTGGGCGGGACGATCATCGACGCCTGGCTGGCCATCATCACCCTCGTCTTCGCGGTCCTCGCGACCGTGTTCGCGGTGGTGGCCACGGTCCGGGCGCGCAGCGAGGAGGTCAGCGGGCGCGCCGAGGCCCTGCTGGCCACGACGTCGCGGCGCCGCTGGCTGGCCAGCCACCTGGTGGTGGCCCTGGCGGGCAGCGCGCTGCTCATGGTGCTGACCGGCGTCGGCCTGGGCGTGAGCGTCGCCTCGAGCCTGGGCGACGGCGCGTACGTCACCCGGGTGCTGGGCGCCGCCCTCGCCCACGTCCCCGCGATCTGGCTGGTCATCGGGATCACGGTGGCCCTGTACGGCGTGGCTCCGCGGATCACCCCGCTGGCGTGGGCGGTCGTCGCCTACGCCGGCATCGTCGGCTGGCTGGGCCAGCTGCTGCAGTTCCCGCAGTGGGCGCTGGACCTCTCCCCGCTGGGTCACACCCCGCTCCTGCCGGCGGAGGGGATGCGCTGGGCGCCGCTCGTCGTGCTGGCGGTGGCGGCGGTCGCCCTGGTCGTCGTCGGACAGGTCACCTTCGCCCGCCGCGACATCCACTCGACGGCCTGA